The following proteins are encoded in a genomic region of Anaerolineae bacterium:
- a CDS encoding metal-dependent hydrolase: MMPPGHVAVTWGITGLLQKNNPQLAQLDYRLLAACALLPDIIDKPLAMLVFTRAETSQFIAHSLIFNLVLIVLALLFWKRSVPYVLAVTLHLLADRMWHHGQTFWWPVYGWNVFWAFKPMNTPETMVSVYLDLFIRYPQVWVIETLAMFALGWFVFSRRLYQWPNLKHFLVTGQIKWGKQNTRPEASGSKWP, encoded by the coding sequence ATGATGCCACCCGGTCATGTGGCCGTTACTTGGGGTATAACCGGTCTTCTCCAAAAAAATAATCCGCAACTGGCGCAATTGGATTACCGGCTTCTGGCGGCGTGCGCCCTGCTGCCGGATATTATAGATAAGCCGTTAGCCATGTTGGTCTTTACCCGGGCCGAGACCAGCCAGTTCATTGCCCATAGCCTCATCTTTAACCTGGTGTTGATTGTGCTCGCCCTCCTTTTTTGGAAGCGGTCTGTTCCCTATGTTCTGGCCGTTACCCTGCACCTGCTGGCCGACCGGATGTGGCATCATGGGCAAACCTTCTGGTGGCCCGTTTACGGCTGGAACGTGTTTTGGGCATTCAAGCCGATGAACACTCCGGAAACAATGGTGTCGGTTTATTTGGACCTCTTTATCCGTTATCCCCAGGTATGGGTGATTGAGACTCTGGCGATGTTTGCGCTCGGCTGGTTTGTTTTTTCGCGCCGTCTTTACCAATGGCCCAACTTAAAGCATTTTCTGGTCACCGGGCAAATAAAGTGGGGCAAGCAGAACACCCGGCCCGAAGCGTCCGGCTCTAAATGGCCCTAA
- the otsB gene encoding trehalose-phosphatase, with amino-acid sequence MPDNCNKLNRRIAQAGRLWLFLDYDGTLADFAPTPEYVEPHPEVVDILTTLSHRPELRIAVVSGRRLRHVQALLPVPGLLLAGTYGLELQTPSGQRIERLSYDRIRPVLESLKPRWQALLAGQEGFFLEDKGWSLALHARFANELAAGKVLRAAHSLALEAASGEMFRLLGGHRFLEVGPKLAHKGRAVEYLLEKYPWPGSLSLYLGDDDKDEEAFEVIKARGGLTILVAQHPRPAKADCRLESPRAVRSWLKALPGVWSS; translated from the coding sequence ATGCCGGATAACTGTAACAAACTGAACCGCCGCATTGCTCAAGCAGGGCGCTTGTGGCTGTTTTTGGATTACGATGGCACGCTGGCCGACTTTGCGCCAACGCCGGAATATGTTGAACCGCACCCCGAGGTGGTGGATATCCTCACCACACTCTCTCACCGACCTGAACTGCGGATTGCCGTTGTTAGTGGCCGCAGGCTAAGGCACGTGCAGGCTTTGTTGCCCGTGCCGGGCCTTCTGCTGGCCGGAACCTACGGCCTGGAATTACAAACTCCATCTGGTCAACGGATTGAGCGTTTGTCGTATGACCGTATTCGTCCCGTGTTGGAAAGCCTCAAACCACGCTGGCAGGCTTTGTTAGCAGGGCAGGAAGGTTTCTTTTTAGAAGACAAAGGTTGGTCTCTGGCGTTGCACGCTCGTTTTGCCAATGAGCTTGCCGCAGGCAAAGTTCTCCGCGCCGCCCATTCTCTGGCCCTTGAGGCCGCCTCCGGGGAAATGTTCCGTTTGTTGGGGGGGCATCGTTTTTTGGAGGTTGGTCCCAAACTGGCCCATAAAGGGCGGGCCGTTGAATATCTTTTAGAAAAATATCCCTGGCCCGGCAGCTTGTCCCTTTACCTGGGGGATGACGACAAGGATGAGGAGGCCTTTGAGGTGATTAAAGCCCGGGGCGGGCTAACAATTCTGGTGGCCCAACACCCCCGCCCCGCCAAAGCCGATTGTCGTTTAGAATCGCCGCGGGCTGTTCGGTCGTGGCTCAAAGCCCTGCCTGGAGTTTGGTCTTCATAA
- a CDS encoding glycosyltransferase family 4 protein: MPQPKVAILHYTAPPVVGGVEIVIQAHSQLFLQNRYPLTVIAGRGEPDALPEGTDFVRLPEVDSQHPSLLDMNEKLEKGEVPPEFDGFVTQTIKLLTPILNQFDHLIVHNIFTKHFNLPLTAALHTLLNEGKLPLCLAWCHDFTWTSPNSRSQVHPGYPWDLLRTSHPALTYVVVSQQRQQALAALFNCPPEQIHVVYNGVDPQSLLGLSAEGNDLIKRLDLLASDLMLLMPVRVTQAKNIEFALHVVAALKERGSRPKLILTGPPDPHDAQSMAYFRSLQDLRKNLDVEQEMRFVFESGPDPGEAFYIDPPVVADLFRLSDIMFMPSHREGFGMPILEAGQVGLPVFCSATIPAAREIGAPDIITFEPTANPADVAAEILAWANHNPVHQLRRRVRQNYTWPAIFKRHIEPLLAQPGDAPDAG, translated from the coding sequence ATGCCGCAGCCCAAGGTAGCCATTCTGCATTACACCGCACCACCCGTAGTGGGTGGGGTAGAGATCGTCATCCAGGCCCACAGCCAATTATTCCTCCAGAACCGGTATCCCCTTACCGTCATCGCCGGGCGAGGTGAGCCGGACGCTTTGCCAGAAGGAACTGATTTTGTCCGGCTGCCGGAAGTGGATTCTCAGCATCCGTCGCTCTTGGACATGAACGAAAAATTGGAAAAAGGTGAAGTTCCGCCCGAATTCGACGGTTTTGTTACGCAAACCATAAAATTGCTAACCCCAATTTTGAATCAATTTGATCACCTCATCGTCCATAACATTTTCACCAAACACTTCAATTTACCGTTGACCGCGGCCTTGCACACCTTGCTAAATGAAGGTAAACTCCCGCTTTGCCTGGCCTGGTGCCACGATTTCACCTGGACCAGCCCGAATTCGCGTTCACAAGTTCATCCCGGTTATCCGTGGGATTTGTTGCGTACGTCCCACCCCGCCCTTACTTACGTTGTTGTTTCGCAACAACGGCAGCAGGCCCTGGCAGCCCTATTTAACTGTCCGCCGGAGCAAATTCACGTGGTTTATAATGGGGTAGACCCTCAGTCTTTGCTGGGTCTGTCTGCCGAAGGGAACGATTTAATAAAACGCTTGGATCTTTTAGCAAGCGATTTGATGTTATTGATGCCGGTCCGGGTGACGCAGGCCAAAAATATTGAGTTTGCCTTACACGTAGTAGCGGCATTAAAAGAACGCGGCTCGCGGCCAAAGTTAATTCTCACCGGCCCCCCGGACCCTCACGACGCTCAAAGTATGGCCTATTTTCGTTCGCTTCAGGATTTGCGGAAAAACTTGGATGTTGAGCAGGAAATGCGTTTTGTGTTTGAGTCGGGGCCTGACCCCGGCGAGGCTTTTTATATTGACCCCCCGGTTGTGGCCGATTTATTTCGGCTCAGCGACATTATGTTCATGCCAAGCCATCGTGAAGGATTTGGCATGCCCATTTTAGAAGCGGGTCAGGTGGGCCTGCCGGTGTTCTGTAGCGCCACTATTCCGGCCGCCCGGGAAATTGGCGCCCCCGATATAATTACGTTTGAACCCACGGCCAACCCGGCCGATGTAGCCGCAGAGATTTTGGCCTGGGCCAACCATAACCCGGTACACCAACTGCGCCGGCGAGTGCGACAGAATTACACCTGGCCGGCCATCTTTAAGCGGCATATCGAACCCCTGCTGGCCCAACCCGGAGACGCCCCCGATGCCGGATAA
- a CDS encoding glycogen debranching protein, with product MLQKPGQNCLLIKLAERLTQLQPDIEAYLKRPPLIRDLCFVDESGTPLTFEVQTFPHIVYFKTQLGQFGLTFQNNQTLTFGLPAQVIAGLRFHVSPQYWQETAAGGVFKSIRNLAYTSKGEVVRNQIMPDRAGYNVEFVIQTGDDDAINITIGDLTDAVHEVSPFSASCAAAETRWQDWFQRIPPVKEPYRQTYAYAWWIMANNLISPRGSVVYEAMTPSKLSYVGLWLWDSAMHALAYRHVDPELARNQIRAMLAYQLPDGMLPDAIYDEGVIATIDHPISAEVTKPPILAWAALKLHETDPDLDFLKEIYIPLVRWNAWWFSMNDDDVDGLAQYNHPYSSGLDNSPLWDQGMPVESPDLNTYLCVQMGSLAMMAEALGMNDEGAMWRRRAAAIVRRMINDFWDEEAGLFQALHNEQPIPVVTPFNLYPLWTGQLPDHIRSRLLAHLTNSAEFWGEYVIPTVARNDPRFDPDTMWRGPVWANINYFFIEALRQIDEVNLANMIMEKTLDLIMSHSSIYEYYNAQTGQPPTTAADVFGWTAAVFIDLAIRASQENEAEEGK from the coding sequence GTGCTGCAAAAGCCTGGCCAAAACTGTTTGCTGATTAAGTTAGCCGAACGGCTGACCCAACTCCAACCGGATATCGAAGCTTACCTGAAACGCCCGCCCCTCATCCGGGACCTCTGTTTTGTGGATGAGTCAGGCACACCCTTGACCTTTGAGGTACAGACTTTCCCTCACATCGTTTATTTCAAAACTCAATTGGGCCAGTTTGGCCTGACTTTCCAGAACAATCAAACGCTTACCTTTGGTCTACCGGCCCAGGTAATTGCTGGGTTACGGTTTCACGTTTCTCCCCAATATTGGCAAGAAACGGCAGCGGGCGGTGTATTCAAATCAATCCGAAATTTGGCTTACACCAGCAAGGGGGAAGTCGTTCGTAATCAAATTATGCCTGATAGAGCGGGTTACAATGTTGAATTCGTCATCCAAACGGGAGATGATGATGCTATTAACATTACCATTGGTGATTTGACCGATGCCGTGCATGAAGTGTCGCCATTTTCCGCCTCGTGTGCTGCCGCCGAGACTCGCTGGCAAGATTGGTTTCAACGTATTCCACCGGTCAAGGAGCCTTACCGGCAGACTTATGCCTATGCTTGGTGGATTATGGCCAATAATCTTATCAGTCCCCGGGGTAGTGTGGTTTACGAGGCGATGACCCCTTCCAAGTTGAGTTATGTGGGATTGTGGCTGTGGGACAGTGCCATGCACGCCCTGGCCTACCGCCATGTTGATCCCGAACTGGCCCGCAATCAAATCCGGGCCATGTTGGCCTATCAGTTACCCGACGGGATGCTGCCCGACGCAATTTACGACGAAGGGGTGATAGCTACCATTGACCACCCCATCAGCGCCGAAGTAACCAAACCCCCAATCTTGGCCTGGGCCGCGCTCAAGCTGCATGAAACCGACCCCGACCTGGATTTCCTTAAGGAAATATACATTCCCCTGGTGCGGTGGAATGCCTGGTGGTTTAGCATGAACGATGACGACGTTGACGGGTTAGCCCAATACAACCACCCCTATTCGTCGGGCCTGGACAACAGCCCCTTGTGGGATCAAGGCATGCCGGTCGAGTCCCCTGATCTGAATACCTATCTGTGTGTCCAAATGGGCTCACTGGCCATGATGGCCGAGGCTTTGGGAATGAACGACGAAGGCGCGATGTGGCGCCGGCGGGCCGCAGCCATTGTGCGCCGGATGATTAATGACTTTTGGGACGAAGAGGCCGGATTATTTCAGGCTTTGCACAATGAACAGCCAATTCCTGTGGTCACACCCTTTAATCTATATCCTTTATGGACCGGCCAGTTGCCGGACCATATCCGCAGCCGGTTGCTGGCGCATCTCACTAATTCCGCTGAATTTTGGGGAGAGTATGTTATTCCCACGGTAGCTCGCAACGATCCGCGTTTTGATCCCGACACCATGTGGCGGGGGCCGGTGTGGGCCAATATCAATTATTTCTTCATCGAAGCGTTGCGCCAGATTGACGAAGTCAATTTAGCCAACATGATAATGGAAAAAACATTGGATTTAATTATGAGCCACTCCAGTATCTATGAATACTATAACGCCCAAACAGGCCAACCGCCAACCACGGCGGCCGATGTTTTTGGTTGGACGGCGGCGGTATTCATTGATCTGGCTATTCGGGCCAGTCAAGAAAATGAGGCGGAGGAGGGAAAATGA
- the sdhA gene encoding succinate dehydrogenase flavoprotein subunit yields MTSNSNTDPNTISHDVIVVGAGLAGTWAALAAGQQGVKDIGVISKIHPLRSHSGAAQGGIAAALNNVRPVAGTGPRGPLEAVPSGADPPDSWELHMFDTIKGSDWLGDQDAIEILVKDAIDIIYEYEHMGCVFSRLADGRIAQRRFGGHSVPRANYAADFTGHVLLHTIHEQALRHGAKFYSEWYCLDLIIEDNVCRGVVAMDILTGKLYTMRAKAVVFGAGGYGRAFKITSNAYANTGDGVAIAYKAGLPLMDMEFVQFHPTGLYKHGILMSEACRGEGGYLINKNGERFMEKYAPEKMELAPRDLVSRSEQTEIDQGRGIGPDGQGIYLDLRHLGREKILARLPQVRELAIDFVNVDPIDAPVPIQPTAHYSMGGIPTDANGQVIADAEGTPVLGFYAAGECACVSVHGANRLGTNSLLEASVFGRRAGYAVADFIKNGAKLEPVNGDPVGRNRQRLQNLLDNPGAESVEQIAQALKTTMTDNCGIFRDEGRLQTAMHDVKQLQERFKQARVMDKGRRFNTDLLVTLETEHLLTFSEIIVAGALARTESRGAHSRTDFPRRDDQNWLKHTLAFPAEPGQPPTLNYKSVNIDWEKYPPQERKY; encoded by the coding sequence ATGACGTCAAACTCAAACACAGACCCAAACACAATCAGCCACGATGTAATTGTTGTTGGCGCGGGCCTGGCCGGGACGTGGGCGGCGCTGGCTGCCGGTCAACAAGGAGTCAAAGATATTGGGGTGATTTCTAAAATTCACCCCTTACGCTCGCACAGCGGCGCAGCCCAGGGAGGCATTGCCGCTGCCTTAAACAACGTGCGCCCGGTAGCAGGTACCGGGCCGCGCGGCCCCCTGGAAGCAGTCCCCTCTGGCGCAGACCCCCCCGATAGTTGGGAACTTCACATGTTCGATACCATCAAAGGCTCAGATTGGCTGGGCGACCAGGATGCCATTGAGATACTGGTCAAAGACGCCATTGACATTATCTACGAGTACGAACACATGGGCTGCGTATTCAGCCGGTTGGCCGATGGCCGGATTGCCCAGCGCCGGTTTGGCGGCCACAGCGTTCCCCGGGCCAACTACGCCGCCGACTTCACCGGCCATGTGCTGCTGCACACCATCCATGAGCAGGCCTTACGGCATGGCGCAAAATTTTACAGCGAATGGTATTGCCTTGATTTAATCATTGAGGATAACGTTTGCCGGGGGGTGGTGGCCATGGATATTCTGACCGGCAAACTCTATACCATGCGGGCCAAAGCGGTGGTGTTTGGCGCCGGCGGCTACGGCCGGGCTTTCAAAATCACCTCCAACGCTTACGCCAATACCGGCGACGGCGTGGCTATTGCTTACAAGGCCGGGCTGCCCCTGATGGATATGGAATTTGTCCAGTTCCATCCCACCGGCCTGTACAAGCACGGCATTTTAATGAGCGAAGCCTGCCGGGGTGAAGGGGGCTACCTGATCAATAAGAATGGCGAACGGTTTATGGAAAAATACGCTCCCGAAAAAATGGAATTGGCCCCCCGCGACCTGGTGAGCCGCTCCGAGCAAACCGAAATTGACCAGGGCCGGGGGATTGGCCCCGACGGCCAGGGCATTTATTTGGACCTGCGCCATCTGGGCCGGGAAAAAATTCTGGCCCGTCTCCCCCAGGTACGGGAATTAGCCATTGACTTTGTGAACGTTGACCCTATTGACGCCCCCGTGCCAATCCAGCCAACCGCCCATTACAGCATGGGCGGCATTCCCACCGACGCCAACGGCCAGGTGATAGCCGACGCCGAAGGAACGCCGGTGCTTGGCTTTTACGCTGCCGGCGAATGTGCCTGTGTTAGCGTTCATGGCGCTAACCGGCTGGGGACCAATAGCTTGCTGGAGGCGTCTGTTTTTGGCCGCCGGGCCGGTTATGCGGTGGCTGATTTTATCAAAAATGGGGCTAAACTGGAGCCCGTGAACGGCGATCCCGTTGGCCGCAACCGGCAGCGTTTGCAAAATTTGCTCGACAATCCCGGCGCCGAGTCTGTAGAACAAATTGCCCAGGCCCTAAAAACAACCATGACCGACAATTGCGGCATTTTCCGTGACGAAGGACGGCTGCAAACAGCAATGCACGACGTTAAACAATTGCAAGAGCGTTTCAAACAGGCTCGCGTGATGGATAAGGGCCGCCGTTTCAACACCGACCTGTTGGTGACTCTGGAAACGGAACACTTATTGACCTTCAGCGAAATCATCGTGGCTGGGGCCTTGGCCCGGACGGAAAGCCGGGGCGCGCACAGCCGCACCGATTTTCCCCGGCGAGATGACCAGAACTGGCTCAAACACACCCTGGCCTTCCCCGCTGAGCCGGGCCAACCGCCAACCTTAAACTACAAATCCGTCAACATTGATTGGGAAAAATACCCGCCCCAAGAACGGAAATACTAG
- a CDS encoding succinate dehydrogenase iron-sulfur subunit — protein MMANNGSTQMVTVRVQRFNPEVDQKPYLQEFSVPMTSDTTILDALHYIKAELDGSLTFRRSCRHAICGSCAMNINGSNLLACKTPLRSKLDRQGRVTIRPLPYLPIIKDMVVDRASFWEQYQRVKPWLVPPADIPEKEFRVSPAEVEALHNAETCIMCGACYSACQVVALNKQYIGPHALLKSFLRVLDPRDSIPGERLQDVSGFDGVYRCHTIFNCIDACPKNLNPTQAIETLRKLVQKRLAFEQARRERQKTLNDPIEMR, from the coding sequence ATGATGGCTAACAACGGTTCCACCCAAATGGTTACAGTGCGCGTGCAGCGCTTTAATCCTGAAGTTGATCAAAAACCATATCTGCAAGAGTTTTCCGTGCCTATGACGTCTGACACCACCATCCTGGATGCCTTGCATTACATCAAAGCAGAGTTGGACGGCAGTTTGACCTTTCGGCGTTCTTGCCGGCACGCTATCTGCGGCAGTTGCGCCATGAACATTAATGGCAGCAATCTGCTGGCCTGCAAAACGCCGCTCAGAAGCAAACTGGATCGCCAGGGCCGGGTCACTATCCGCCCCCTGCCCTATTTGCCCATCATTAAAGACATGGTGGTAGATCGGGCCAGCTTCTGGGAACAGTACCAGCGCGTCAAACCCTGGCTGGTTCCTCCGGCTGACATCCCGGAAAAAGAGTTCCGGGTCAGCCCGGCAGAAGTGGAAGCCCTGCACAATGCCGAAACCTGCATTATGTGTGGGGCGTGTTATTCTGCCTGCCAGGTTGTGGCCCTGAATAAGCAATATATTGGCCCGCACGCCTTGCTCAAGAGCTTTTTGCGGGTGCTGGACCCACGAGACAGCATCCCCGGCGAGCGACTGCAGGATGTGTCCGGTTTTGACGGCGTTTATCGTTGCCATACCATTTTTAATTGCATTGACGCCTGCCCCAAAAATCTAAACCCAACTCAAGCCATCGAAACCCTGCGCAAATTGGTTCAAAAACGCCTGGCCTTTGAACAAGCCCGCCGGGAACGGCAAAAAACGCTCAATGACCCTATTGAGATGCGTTAG
- the sdhC gene encoding succinate dehydrogenase, cytochrome b556 subunit → MYKSTGFISFFLRRLTGLALVFYLFVHMWVIGSINSGPEAFNARLAAVQTPFFKLAEIALLAAVVYHAFDGIRLLIVHYFEVTEYRKSLFYAAFAVSALLTIAGGIPILLFMLAG, encoded by the coding sequence ATGTATAAAAGCACCGGCTTTATCAGCTTTTTTCTGCGCCGTCTTACCGGATTGGCGCTGGTATTTTACCTGTTTGTGCACATGTGGGTCATCGGTTCAATCAATAGTGGGCCGGAAGCCTTTAATGCCCGGCTGGCCGCTGTCCAGACCCCCTTCTTCAAATTGGCCGAGATTGCCTTGCTGGCTGCCGTAGTTTATCACGCCTTTGACGGGATCCGGCTATTGATTGTCCATTATTTTGAAGTGACGGAATATCGCAAAAGCCTTTTTTACGCCGCCTTTGCGGTTTCAGCCTTGTTGACGATAGCCGGCGGCATCCCCATTTTGCTGTTCATGCTGGCAGGATAG